In Kitasatospora gansuensis, a genomic segment contains:
- the ngcE gene encoding N-acetylglucosamine/diacetylchitobiose ABC transporter substrate-binding protein, which produces MGSATEYNRRDIFKRAAAITVLAAGSGSLLAACAGGSGSSDSKKAGEYNLKDAKNPFGVDPKAGLEAFIFDGGYGKDYLAAFAAIYSKTYPDAKVNQQADKDITGKLQPRFNAGSPPDVIDDSGNKQIKLDVLVKDKSLVDLAPLLDAPYIDDPSKKVRDVLMPGTIESGTIDGKVYNLSYAYTMWGLWYSGKLFKDNGWTVPKTWAEFITVCEQAKAKGIAPLAHQGKYPYYINVAILDMIAKQGGLDLMARIDKLDPTAWDDPAVKTAVEAFFQVVEKDFLLPGTNGMTHTESQTAWNQYKAVFIPSGSWLENEQLTSTPADFEMTFLPMPSLPGDKLPFEAIRAGSGEPFVVPTKAKNVAGGLEFLRMMLTKEASGKFAQAANSLTCLKDGVGPEVQLKPGTKSTVVALKAAGANVFNFQYPNTASKFDEDLQNASGELLAKRITPAEWIKRAKESATKNKTA; this is translated from the coding sequence ATGGGCTCTGCAACCGAGTACAACCGCCGTGACATCTTCAAGCGGGCCGCGGCCATCACCGTGCTCGCGGCCGGCAGCGGCTCGCTGCTCGCCGCCTGCGCCGGCGGCAGTGGCAGCAGCGACAGCAAGAAGGCCGGCGAGTACAACCTGAAGGACGCCAAGAACCCGTTCGGGGTGGACCCGAAGGCGGGCCTCGAGGCCTTCATCTTCGACGGTGGCTACGGCAAGGACTACCTGGCCGCGTTCGCCGCGATCTACTCCAAGACCTACCCGGACGCCAAGGTCAACCAGCAGGCCGACAAGGACATCACCGGCAAGCTGCAGCCGCGCTTCAACGCCGGCTCCCCGCCGGACGTCATCGACGACTCGGGCAACAAGCAGATCAAGCTGGACGTCCTGGTCAAGGACAAGAGCCTGGTCGACCTGGCCCCGCTGCTGGACGCGCCGTACATCGACGACCCGTCGAAGAAGGTCCGCGACGTCCTGATGCCCGGCACCATCGAGTCCGGCACGATCGACGGCAAGGTCTACAACCTGTCGTACGCGTACACGATGTGGGGCCTCTGGTACTCCGGCAAGCTCTTCAAGGACAACGGCTGGACCGTGCCGAAGACCTGGGCCGAGTTCATCACCGTCTGTGAGCAGGCCAAGGCCAAGGGCATCGCCCCGCTCGCCCACCAGGGCAAGTACCCGTACTACATCAACGTCGCCATCCTGGACATGATCGCCAAGCAGGGCGGCCTCGACCTGATGGCCCGGATCGACAAGCTCGACCCGACCGCGTGGGACGACCCGGCCGTGAAGACCGCCGTCGAGGCGTTCTTCCAGGTGGTGGAGAAGGACTTCCTGCTCCCCGGCACCAACGGCATGACCCACACCGAGTCGCAGACCGCGTGGAACCAGTACAAGGCGGTCTTCATCCCGTCCGGTTCCTGGCTGGAGAACGAGCAGCTCACCTCCACCCCGGCCGACTTCGAGATGACCTTCCTGCCGATGCCGTCGCTGCCCGGCGACAAGCTTCCGTTCGAGGCCATCCGGGCCGGCTCCGGCGAGCCGTTCGTGGTGCCGACCAAGGCCAAGAACGTGGCCGGCGGCCTGGAGTTCCTCCGGATGATGCTGACCAAGGAGGCGTCGGGCAAGTTCGCCCAGGCCGCCAACAGCCTCACCTGCCTCAAGGACGGTGTCGGCCCGGAGGTCCAGCTGAAGCCGGGCACCAAGTCGACCGTGGTGGCGCTGAAGGCGGCGGGGGCCAACGTCTTCAACTTCCAGTACCCGAACACCGCGAGCAAGTTCGACGAGGACCTGCAGAACGCCTCGGGCGAGCTCCTGGCCAAGCGCATCACTCCGGCGGAGTGGATCAAGCGCGCCAAGGAGTCGGCCACCAAGAACAAGACCGCCTGA
- the acnA gene encoding aconitate hydratase AcnA, whose translation MSANSFDARSSLQVGDESYEIFKLSAVEGSERLPYSLKVLLENLLRTEDGANITADHIRALGNWDENAQPSEEIQFTPARVIMQDFTGVPCVVDLATMREAVKELGGDPAKINPLAPAELVIDHSVIADKFGTQDAFTQNVEIEYGRNKERYQFLRWGQTAFDEFKVVPPGTGIVHQVNIEHLARTVMVRNGQAYPDTCVGTDSHTTMVNGLGVLGWGVGGIEAEAAMLGQPVSMLIPRVVGFKLSGELPAGTTATDLVLTITEMLRKHGVVGKFVEFYGAGVTAIPLANRATIGNMSPEFGSTCAIFPIDAETISYLKLTGRSAQQLALVEAYAKEQGLWHDPSVEPVYSEYLELDVSTVVPSISGPKRPQDRVILAEAATKFAEALPVYSAEASKPTAVTAPDGSQYEIDNGAVVIASITSCTNTSNPSVMLGAALLAKKAVEKGLHVKPWVKTTLAPGSKVVMDYYEKAGLVPYMEKLGFNLVGYGCVTCIGNSGPLPEEVSAAVNEADLAVVSVLSGNRNFEGRINPDVKMNYLASPPLVVAYALAGNMNIDITRDALGQDQDGNDVFLADIWPTEKEVADTVASSIDEAMFDKGYQDVFAGDHRWQSLPIPTGNTFEWDAESTYVRKPPYFEGMAKTPSPVNDITGARVLAKLGDSVTTDHISPAGNIKPGTPAAQYLTENGVEKRDFNSYGSRRGNHEVMIRGTFANIRLRNQIAEGTEGGYTRDFTQADAPVSFIYDASQNYQAAGIPLVVLAGKEYGSGSSRDWAAKGTALLGVKAVIAESYERIHRSNLIGMGVLPLQFPEGQTAESLGLTGEETFSFTGVTELNEGRTPKTVKVTAGDVSFDAVVRIDTPGEADYYRNGGILQYVLRSLIG comes from the coding sequence GTGTCCGCGAACAGCTTCGACGCCCGCAGCTCGCTGCAGGTGGGCGACGAGTCGTACGAGATCTTCAAGCTCTCCGCCGTCGAGGGTTCCGAGCGGCTGCCGTACAGCCTCAAGGTGCTGCTGGAGAACCTGCTCCGCACCGAGGACGGCGCGAACATCACCGCCGACCACATCCGGGCGCTGGGCAACTGGGACGAGAACGCCCAGCCGAGCGAGGAGATCCAGTTCACGCCCGCCCGCGTGATCATGCAGGACTTCACCGGTGTCCCCTGTGTGGTCGACCTGGCCACCATGCGCGAGGCCGTGAAGGAGCTGGGCGGCGACCCGGCGAAGATCAATCCGCTGGCGCCGGCCGAGCTGGTCATCGACCACTCCGTCATCGCCGACAAGTTCGGTACCCAGGACGCGTTCACCCAGAACGTCGAGATCGAGTACGGCCGTAACAAGGAGCGCTACCAGTTCCTGCGCTGGGGCCAGACCGCGTTCGACGAGTTCAAGGTCGTCCCGCCGGGCACCGGCATCGTGCACCAGGTCAACATCGAGCACCTGGCCCGCACCGTCATGGTCCGCAACGGCCAGGCGTACCCCGACACCTGCGTCGGCACCGACTCGCACACCACCATGGTTAACGGCCTGGGCGTGCTGGGCTGGGGCGTCGGCGGCATCGAGGCCGAGGCCGCGATGCTCGGCCAGCCGGTCTCCATGCTGATCCCGCGCGTGGTCGGCTTCAAGCTGAGCGGCGAGCTGCCGGCCGGCACCACCGCCACCGACCTGGTGCTCACCATCACCGAGATGCTGCGCAAGCACGGTGTGGTCGGCAAGTTCGTCGAGTTCTACGGCGCCGGCGTCACCGCCATCCCGCTGGCGAACCGCGCCACCATCGGCAACATGTCGCCGGAGTTCGGCTCCACCTGCGCGATCTTCCCGATCGACGCCGAGACGATCAGCTACCTGAAGCTGACCGGCCGTTCCGCGCAGCAGCTCGCGCTGGTCGAGGCGTACGCCAAGGAGCAGGGCCTCTGGCACGACCCGTCGGTCGAGCCGGTCTACTCCGAGTACCTCGAGCTGGACGTCTCCACCGTCGTCCCGTCGATCTCCGGCCCGAAGCGTCCGCAGGACCGGGTCATCCTGGCCGAGGCCGCGACCAAGTTCGCCGAGGCGCTGCCGGTCTACTCGGCCGAGGCCTCGAAGCCGACCGCGGTGACCGCCCCCGACGGCTCGCAGTACGAGATCGACAACGGCGCGGTCGTGATCGCCTCGATCACCTCCTGCACCAACACCTCCAACCCCTCCGTCATGCTGGGCGCCGCCCTGCTGGCGAAGAAGGCCGTGGAGAAGGGCCTGCACGTCAAGCCCTGGGTCAAGACCACCCTGGCCCCCGGGTCCAAGGTCGTCATGGACTACTACGAGAAGGCCGGCCTCGTCCCCTACATGGAGAAGCTCGGCTTCAACCTGGTGGGCTACGGCTGCGTCACCTGCATCGGCAACTCGGGCCCGCTGCCCGAGGAGGTCTCGGCGGCCGTCAACGAGGCCGACCTCGCGGTCGTCTCGGTGCTCTCCGGCAACCGCAACTTCGAGGGCCGGATCAACCCCGACGTCAAGATGAACTACCTGGCCTCGCCGCCGCTGGTGGTCGCCTACGCGCTCGCGGGCAACATGAACATCGACATCACCCGGGACGCGCTCGGCCAGGACCAGGACGGCAACGACGTCTTCCTCGCCGACATCTGGCCGACCGAGAAGGAGGTCGCCGACACCGTCGCGAGCTCCATCGACGAGGCGATGTTCGACAAGGGCTACCAGGACGTCTTCGCCGGTGACCACCGCTGGCAGTCGCTCCCGATCCCGACCGGCAACACCTTCGAGTGGGACGCCGAGTCCACCTACGTCCGGAAGCCCCCGTACTTCGAGGGCATGGCCAAGACCCCGAGCCCGGTGAACGACATCACCGGCGCCCGCGTGCTGGCCAAGCTGGGCGACTCGGTCACCACCGACCACATCTCCCCGGCCGGCAACATCAAGCCGGGCACCCCGGCCGCGCAGTACCTCACCGAGAACGGTGTGGAGAAGCGCGACTTCAACTCGTACGGCTCGCGCCGTGGCAACCACGAGGTGATGATCCGCGGCACCTTCGCCAACATCCGGCTGCGGAACCAGATCGCCGAGGGCACCGAGGGCGGCTACACCCGCGACTTCACCCAGGCCGACGCGCCGGTGTCGTTCATCTACGACGCCTCGCAGAACTACCAGGCCGCCGGCATCCCGCTGGTCGTCCTGGCGGGCAAGGAGTACGGCTCCGGCTCGTCCCGTGACTGGGCCGCCAAGGGCACCGCGCTGCTCGGTGTGAAGGCCGTCATCGCCGAGTCCTACGAGCGCATCCACCGCTCGAACCTGATCGGCATGGGCGTCCTCCCGCTGCAGTTCCCGGAGGGCCAGACCGCCGAGTCGCTGGGTCTGACCGGCGAGGAGACCTTCTCCTTCACCGGCGTGACCGAGCTCAACGAGGGCCGCACCCCGAAGACCGTCAAGGTCACCGCGGGCGACGTCTCCTTCGACGCGGTGGTCCGGATCGACACCCCCGGTGAGGCGGACTACTACCGCAACGGCGGCATCCTGCAGTACGTGCTGCGCAGCCTGATCGGCTGA
- a CDS encoding carbohydrate ABC transporter permease, translating into MRHGKYPFIVGFLFLPILLYVGLVLWPYAQTFGYSLTDWSGQSQEMNFVGLDNYTKLLGDEVFLGALWHNLLLLAVLPVATILIALFFAFMLNVGGKGGTGGVQGVAGAAFYKVVFFFPQVLSIAILAVLWQAVYRSDAAGLANGALIKLGLVDPQHPMEWLNSPNLVLWCIMGVLVWGGVGFYLVLFSAAMQSIPKDIYEAALLDGAKRGQTFFKITLPLLWETIQTAWVYLAIVAMDAFALVASMTPGRTYGGGPDHHSELMSTYLMRNFLAFGEAGYACAMGVVIFFFTLILSVVSLRVTRRERIEY; encoded by the coding sequence ATGCGTCACGGCAAGTACCCCTTCATCGTGGGGTTCCTCTTTCTTCCGATTTTGCTGTACGTGGGCTTGGTGCTCTGGCCCTACGCGCAGACCTTCGGATACTCCCTGACCGACTGGTCCGGGCAGAGCCAGGAGATGAACTTCGTCGGCCTGGACAACTACACCAAGCTCCTCGGTGACGAGGTCTTCCTCGGCGCGCTCTGGCACAACCTGCTCCTGCTCGCCGTGCTCCCGGTCGCCACCATCCTGATCGCGCTGTTCTTCGCCTTCATGCTCAACGTGGGCGGCAAGGGCGGCACCGGCGGGGTCCAGGGCGTGGCCGGCGCCGCGTTCTACAAGGTGGTCTTCTTCTTCCCGCAGGTCCTGTCGATCGCGATCCTCGCGGTGCTCTGGCAGGCCGTGTACCGCAGCGACGCCGCGGGCCTGGCCAACGGCGCGCTGATCAAGCTCGGCCTGGTCGACCCGCAGCATCCGATGGAGTGGCTGAACAGCCCGAACCTGGTGCTCTGGTGCATCATGGGCGTCCTGGTCTGGGGCGGTGTCGGCTTCTACCTGGTGCTCTTCTCGGCGGCCATGCAGTCGATCCCGAAGGACATCTACGAGGCGGCGCTGCTGGACGGCGCCAAGCGCGGGCAGACCTTCTTCAAGATCACCCTGCCGCTGCTCTGGGAGACCATCCAGACCGCCTGGGTCTACCTCGCCATCGTGGCGATGGACGCCTTCGCGCTGGTCGCCAGCATGACCCCGGGCCGCACCTACGGCGGTGGCCCCGACCACCACAGCGAGTTGATGTCGACGTACCTGATGCGCAACTTCCTCGCCTTCGGTGAGGCGGGCTACGCCTGCGCGATGGGTGTTGTGATCTTCTTCTTCACCCTCATCCTGTCCGTCGTCTCGCTGCGGGTCACCCGGCGCGAGCGCATCGAGTACT